A DNA window from Gigantopelta aegis isolate Gae_Host chromosome 4, Gae_host_genome, whole genome shotgun sequence contains the following coding sequences:
- the LOC121372753 gene encoding proteasome subunit alpha type-1-like, producing MIYTCFLQNANHSPGAYEEINSLKIQHAESLTAGFANRTKMFRNQYDNDVTVWSPQGRIHQIEYAMEAVKQGSATVGLKSQKFAVLVALKRAPSELSAHQKKILPVDDHVGVSIAGLTADARLLCNFLRTECLNSRFAYAIPLPVSRLVSMIGNKSQIPTQRYGRRPFGVGLLVAGYDAMGPHIYQTCPSANYYDCKAMAIGARSQSARTYLERHLDKFSTCSLDELVKHGLRALRDTLPQEVELTTKNCSLGIVGENMDFTIFDDDEVTQYLSMIEGEERSAPPAPEEAPAEGAMETEPAEPTDDGGQPSEPSGSGPPTEGMDQ from the exons ATGATATACACATGTTTCTTGCAGAATGCTAATCACTCACCTGGAGCTTATGAG GAAATAAACTCGCTGAAGATACAACACGCAGAGTCACTCACTGCAGGTTTTGCAAATCGAACTAAAATG TTTCGAAACCAGTATGACAATGATGTTACAGTGTGGAGTCCACAG ggtCGAATCCATCAGATTGAATATGCCATGGAAGCAGTTAAGCAGGGCTCTGCTACAGTCGGGTTGAAATCTCAAAAATTTGCTGTTTTGGTGGCTCTTAAG CGAGCTCCTTCAGAATTATCTGCCCATCAGAAGAAGATCTTACCCGTTGATGATCATGTAGGTGTGTCTATAGCAGGACTGACAGCAGACGCCAGGCTTCTGTG TAACTTCTTGAGAACAGAGTGTCTGAATTCAAGATTCGCCTATGCAATTCCTTTACCCGTCTCCCGACTGGTGTCCATGATTGGAAACA AATCACAAATTCCAACACAGCGTTATGGTAGAAGACCATTTGGAGTAGGGTTGTTGGTGGCAGGATATGAT GCGATGGGTCCACACATCTACCAGACGTGTCCATCAGCCAACTACTACGACTGCAAGGCCATGGCTATCGGAGCGCGATCTCAGTCAGCTAGAACATACTTAGAGAGACACTTAGACAAATTTTCAACAT GTTCACTAGATGAGCTTGTTAAACATGGACTCCGAGCATTGAGAGACACGTTACCACAGGAAGTTGAATTAACAACCAAG AATTGTTCTTTAGGCATTGTAGGCGAGAATATGGATTTTACAATCTTCGATGATGATGAAGTAACGCAATAT CTATCTATGATAGAAGGTGAAGAAAGGTCGGCCCCACCTGCTCCAGAGGAAGCACCAGCCGAG GGTGCGATGGAGACTGAGCCTGCTGAACCTACTGATGATGGAGGTCAGCCGTCTGAACCTAGTGGCTCCGGCCCGCCAACCGAGGGCATGGATCAGTAA